The Apibacter raozihei genome contains a region encoding:
- the hemH gene encoding ferrochelatase translates to MKGILLVNLGSPKSTSVEDVRVYLREFLMDKRVIDAPWLIRKFVVECTILPQRPKDSAHAYQTIWWDEGSPLVVISQRVTNKIKEQVKSPVALAMRYQEPSIKSGLQELLDQGVSDVLVIPLYPQYAMSTTETVVEKAKEVQKKHFPGMRLNFLPPFYNDEDYLQILTENIKNQLPEDFDLVLFSYHGLPERHIYKTDPTKQCRIDNHCCFEESRASHPYCYRHQCYYVTEQVRKRLGLEKSQVKQSFQSRLGRDPWLQPYTDKTLEELPSMGIKKIAVAAPAFVSDCLETLEELAIADKELFINKGGESFHYMECLNEDKNWINWLVQKIESYLA, encoded by the coding sequence ATGAAAGGAATACTGTTGGTCAATTTAGGATCGCCAAAATCTACTAGCGTTGAAGATGTGAGAGTTTATCTGCGGGAATTTTTAATGGACAAAAGAGTGATTGATGCGCCCTGGCTAATCAGAAAATTTGTAGTTGAATGTACTATTTTACCTCAAAGGCCTAAAGATTCAGCTCATGCTTATCAGACGATCTGGTGGGATGAAGGCTCTCCTTTGGTTGTCATTTCACAACGGGTTACCAACAAAATTAAAGAACAAGTAAAAAGTCCTGTAGCTTTAGCCATGAGGTATCAGGAACCATCTATAAAAAGTGGATTACAAGAACTTTTAGACCAGGGAGTATCCGACGTTCTGGTTATTCCATTGTATCCTCAATACGCAATGAGCACTACGGAGACTGTTGTTGAAAAAGCCAAAGAAGTTCAAAAGAAACACTTTCCCGGTATGCGTTTAAATTTTCTTCCTCCGTTTTATAATGATGAAGATTATTTACAGATTTTAACTGAAAATATTAAAAACCAACTTCCTGAAGATTTTGATTTAGTGTTGTTCAGCTATCACGGATTACCGGAAAGACATATTTATAAAACAGATCCAACCAAACAATGCCGAATTGATAATCACTGTTGCTTTGAAGAAAGCCGTGCTTCACATCCGTATTGTTATCGTCACCAATGCTATTATGTTACTGAACAGGTAAGAAAAAGACTCGGGCTTGAAAAATCTCAGGTTAAGCAAAGTTTTCAATCAAGGTTAGGAAGAGATCCGTGGTTACAGCCCTACACCGATAAGACTTTAGAAGAACTACCTTCTATGGGTATTAAAAAAATAGCAGTTGCAGCCCCTGCATTTGTGTCTGACTGCCTGGAAACTCTGGAAGAGCTGGCTATAGCAGACAAGGAATTATTTATAAATAAAGGAGGCGAGTCTTTTCATTATATGGAATGTTTAAATGAAGATAAAAACTGGATCAACTGGCTGGTTCAAAAGATTGAATCTTATCTGGCCTAG
- a CDS encoding lysophospholipid acyltransferase family protein — MKVISLFFIKLFSKLPFRVLYGIADFLYFILYYIIGYRKKIVRNNLLIVFPYKSKEERKIIEKSFYKNFSDFMVELLKAFTMTSEDYKGKIRFTNLEVLKQEKDVILLTGHMFNWEWLTGIAPDLPQENKFAIYKKVANNFFDQEVHESRSRFGAIPLSVKDVGRTMIKQPNDGSHIYFFVADQSPFKNRIHYELNFFNRMTPAFNGYDKIARKKDYVIIYVDMVKLKRGSYEARLKRICPEGEKFYENEIVEKFYQELAQNIKTHPGLWLWSHKRWKYTSGIDYQL, encoded by the coding sequence TTGAAAGTCATATCTTTATTTTTTATAAAATTATTTTCTAAGTTACCGTTTCGTGTACTTTACGGAATAGCTGATTTTTTATATTTTATTCTGTATTATATTATCGGATATAGAAAAAAGATTGTTAGAAACAATTTGTTGATTGTTTTTCCCTATAAATCTAAAGAGGAAAGAAAAATAATTGAAAAAAGTTTTTATAAAAATTTTTCAGACTTCATGGTAGAACTTCTTAAAGCTTTCACGATGACAAGTGAAGATTATAAAGGGAAAATACGGTTTACAAACCTGGAGGTACTTAAGCAGGAAAAGGACGTTATCTTACTTACAGGACACATGTTCAACTGGGAATGGTTAACCGGTATCGCTCCTGATCTGCCTCAGGAAAATAAGTTTGCTATCTATAAAAAAGTAGCCAATAATTTTTTTGATCAGGAGGTTCATGAATCTCGATCTCGATTTGGTGCAATTCCTTTAAGTGTAAAAGATGTAGGGCGAACTATGATAAAACAGCCGAATGACGGCTCTCATATTTATTTTTTTGTGGCTGATCAAAGTCCGTTTAAAAACAGAATCCATTATGAGCTGAACTTTTTTAACCGAATGACTCCTGCTTTTAACGGATACGATAAAATTGCAAGAAAGAAAGATTATGTAATTATCTATGTTGACATGGTAAAATTAAAACGTGGAAGCTACGAAGCCCGTTTGAAAAGAATATGTCCGGAAGGAGAAAAATTTTATGAGAATGAAATTGTAGAAAAATTTTATCAGGAACTTGCTCAAAATATAAAAACACATCCAGGGCTATGGCTCTGGTCTCATAAGCGATGGAAATACACCAGCGGAATAGATTACCAGCTTTAG
- a CDS encoding glycosyltransferase family 2 protein, which produces MEIHQRNRLPALAIVILNYNGVSWFEKFLPGIIHFSTDASIYVIDNASTDHSVSYLKKNFPSVTLIQNNTNSGYAGGYNEGLQFINEDIYCLLNSDVEVTDNWILPILTLFKENESISAIQPKILNYNEKIQFEFAGAAGGFLDNLGYPFCRGRIFYTLENDNGQYNNNQEIFWATGACLFIRSKDFWSQGGFDNDFFAHMEEIDLCWRLKISGKKIFYCAESKVYHAGGGTLNPDNPRKTFLNFRNNLLMLLKNLPANQVFFIIFLRLILDGIAGIKFVFSGNWKHCLAILQAHFSFYRLLPRFLKKRKAGSIIYYNKKYLLYQYFIKKRNRYSDLK; this is translated from the coding sequence ATGGAAATACACCAGCGGAATAGATTACCAGCTTTAGCCATTGTTATTTTAAATTATAACGGTGTTTCCTGGTTTGAAAAATTTTTACCAGGAATTATTCATTTCAGCACAGATGCTTCTATTTATGTAATTGATAATGCTTCGACAGATCATTCGGTTTCATACTTGAAGAAAAACTTTCCTTCGGTAACTTTGATTCAGAATAATACGAATTCGGGATATGCTGGCGGCTATAATGAAGGGCTACAATTTATAAATGAAGATATCTATTGTTTATTAAACTCTGATGTGGAGGTTACTGATAACTGGATTTTACCTATACTTACTTTGTTTAAAGAGAATGAATCCATCAGTGCCATACAACCCAAAATTTTAAATTATAATGAAAAAATACAGTTTGAATTTGCGGGTGCTGCCGGTGGTTTTCTTGATAATCTAGGCTACCCTTTTTGCCGGGGCCGAATTTTTTATACACTGGAAAACGATAACGGGCAATACAATAATAATCAAGAAATATTTTGGGCTACAGGAGCTTGTCTGTTTATAAGAAGTAAAGATTTTTGGTCACAGGGCGGCTTTGATAATGATTTTTTTGCACACATGGAAGAAATTGATTTATGCTGGCGGCTAAAGATTTCCGGAAAAAAGATTTTTTATTGTGCGGAATCTAAAGTCTATCATGCCGGAGGAGGTACTTTAAACCCGGACAATCCAAGAAAAACTTTTCTTAATTTTAGAAATAATCTGTTAATGCTATTAAAAAATCTTCCGGCAAATCAAGTTTTCTTTATTATTTTTTTACGATTGATTTTAGATGGTATAGCAGGAATAAAATTTGTTTTTTCCGGAAACTGGAAACACTGTTTAGCTATTCTTCAAGCACATTTTTCTTTTTACAGGCTACTTCCCCGATTTTTAAAGAAGAGAAAAGCCGGAAGCATCATTTATTACAATAAAAAGTATTTACTTTATCAATATTTCATTAAAAAAAGAAATCGATATTCTGACTTGAAATAA
- the lysA gene encoding diaminopimelate decarboxylase, whose protein sequence is MELARMHQMEEIAREYGAPLYIYDSAVIEEQFARLTRAFQGVKDVKLNYACKANTNINIIKFIRNLGSGLDAVSINEIKLGLRAGFLPQEIIFTPSGVHFNEIREAAELGVKIHIDNFPFLRRFSEEFPDYPIGIRINPHIKAGGNEKISTGHVDSKFGISINQVNDIVDLTRKIPLKVEGLHVHTGSDILDIDVFLEGAEVLFGAAENFPSLTYLDFGSGFKVPYKEGDKETDIVTLGNKLGLLFNQFVEKYKKPLRLIFEPGKFLVSQCGLFVTEVNVVKETPYRRFAFINSGFNHLIRPMFYNAFHHIVNLSNPDSKNEKTYDVVGYICETDTFASDRKIAEIHEGDYLCFENAGAYCFSMSSNYNSRVRPAEVLLLNGAPHLIRRKENFEDLLETTVEISL, encoded by the coding sequence ATGGAATTAGCAAGAATGCATCAAATGGAGGAAATAGCCCGAGAATACGGTGCGCCTCTCTATATATATGACAGTGCAGTAATTGAAGAACAATTTGCACGTTTGACCCGCGCTTTTCAGGGGGTAAAAGACGTTAAACTTAATTATGCCTGTAAAGCTAATACTAATATAAATATTATAAAATTTATACGCAATCTGGGTTCTGGATTAGATGCTGTTTCTATAAATGAAATAAAGCTTGGACTTAGAGCCGGTTTTTTGCCTCAGGAGATAATATTTACACCTAGTGGTGTTCATTTTAATGAAATTCGTGAAGCTGCAGAGCTGGGTGTTAAGATACATATTGATAATTTTCCTTTTCTCAGAAGATTTTCGGAGGAATTTCCGGATTATCCTATTGGTATTCGTATTAATCCGCATATAAAAGCAGGAGGTAATGAAAAAATATCTACCGGACATGTAGACTCTAAATTTGGAATTTCTATAAACCAGGTGAATGATATTGTAGATTTAACCCGTAAAATTCCATTAAAAGTGGAAGGACTTCATGTGCATACCGGATCAGATATTTTAGATATCGATGTTTTTTTAGAGGGTGCTGAAGTATTGTTTGGTGCTGCGGAAAACTTCCCGTCACTTACTTACCTCGATTTTGGAAGCGGTTTTAAAGTTCCGTATAAAGAAGGAGATAAAGAAACTGATATTGTAACCCTAGGAAATAAATTAGGACTTCTTTTCAATCAGTTTGTTGAAAAATATAAAAAACCTTTACGCCTGATTTTTGAACCTGGAAAGTTTCTGGTTAGCCAATGCGGCCTTTTTGTTACAGAAGTAAATGTGGTAAAAGAAACTCCATACCGTAGATTTGCTTTTATAAACAGTGGCTTTAACCACCTTATACGCCCCATGTTTTATAATGCATTTCATCATATAGTAAATCTTTCTAATCCTGATTCAAAAAATGAAAAAACATATGACGTGGTTGGCTATATTTGTGAAACAGATACTTTTGCATCAGATAGAAAAATAGCAGAAATTCATGAAGGTGATTATCTATGTTTTGAAAATGCCGGAGCTTATTGTTTTTCCATGTCTTCAAATTATAACTCAAGGGTTCGTCCGGCAGAGGTTTTATTATTGAATGGTGCTCCTCACCTGATAAGAAGAAAAGAAAATTTTGAAGATTTATTGGAAACTACTGTTGAAATTTCTTTGTGA
- a CDS encoding DoxX family protein gives MKKLLYYLMGVMYVLAGINHFIVPDLYMKIMPPYLPYHRELVEISGICEMICGILLLLKPTRRLGAWLTVALLIAVFPANIQMAIDFYKQNNPYLPVAILRLPLQFILIAWAYSYTKEKSPV, from the coding sequence ATGAAAAAACTATTGTATTACCTAATGGGAGTTATGTATGTGTTGGCAGGAATTAATCACTTCATAGTACCGGATTTATACATGAAAATTATGCCGCCATATTTACCTTATCACAGAGAATTAGTAGAAATAAGTGGAATATGTGAAATGATCTGCGGTATTTTACTTTTATTAAAACCTACGAGGAGGCTGGGAGCCTGGTTAACCGTTGCATTATTAATTGCGGTATTTCCGGCAAATATTCAAATGGCCATTGATTTTTATAAGCAAAATAATCCGTATTTACCAGTTGCAATACTAAGGCTTCCATTGCAATTTATTCTTATTGCATGGGCTTATAGCTATACAAAAGAAAAAAGTCCTGTTTAG
- a CDS encoding winged helix-turn-helix transcriptional regulator codes for MKIIKNNQYPCNTSVTMKYIGGKWKAVILMHLTKEKRYNELRKEIPSITERTLSLQLKELETDGLIVRTVHTNKAPLKVSYHLTDFGKSLEPVLKVIEQWGAMAVNRTLCL; via the coding sequence ATGAAAATCATTAAAAACAATCAATATCCCTGCAACACAAGTGTTACCATGAAGTATATTGGAGGCAAATGGAAAGCAGTTATTTTAATGCATCTTACAAAAGAAAAAAGATACAATGAACTTAGAAAAGAAATTCCTTCGATTACGGAGCGTACTTTGAGTTTACAATTAAAAGAATTAGAAACAGACGGTTTAATAGTAAGAACAGTTCATACAAATAAAGCTCCGCTAAAAGTGAGTTATCACTTAACGGATTTTGGTAAAAGTTTAGAGCCTGTGTTAAAAGTTATAGAGCAGTGGGGGGCTATGGCTGTTAACAGAACTCTATGTTTGTAG
- a CDS encoding nitroreductase family protein: protein MDFLTLAQKRYSTKKYTKTKKLSEEQLNELKEILRLSPSSINSQPWNFIFIENDAVKASLAEASFFNENKIKDASHLVVFCAEDSISNFEEQIINHLPEGSQAYYNQFIKTRPEQEIKAWMQHQVYISLGYFLSACAAMGIDSTPMEGIDAVKYGEILNLKHLKPLFAVAIGYRDSEDSNQPSLHPKTRQEKDKIITVIK from the coding sequence ATGGATTTTTTAACATTAGCACAAAAAAGATATTCTACTAAAAAGTATACTAAAACCAAAAAATTATCTGAAGAACAGTTAAATGAACTTAAAGAAATTTTGAGATTAAGCCCATCATCTATCAATAGCCAGCCATGGAATTTTATATTTATTGAAAATGACGCGGTTAAAGCAAGTCTGGCTGAAGCTTCCTTTTTTAATGAAAATAAAATTAAAGATGCCAGTCATCTGGTAGTATTTTGTGCAGAAGATAGTATTTCAAATTTCGAAGAACAAATTATTAATCATTTACCTGAAGGTTCACAGGCTTATTACAACCAGTTTATTAAAACAAGACCAGAACAGGAAATTAAAGCATGGATGCAGCACCAGGTATATATTTCATTAGGATATTTTTTAAGTGCATGTGCTGCTATGGGAATAGATTCTACTCCTATGGAGGGTATAGATGCTGTGAAATATGGCGAAATATTAAATCTAAAACATTTAAAACCTTTGTTTGCTGTTGCTATAGGATACAGGGATTCGGAGGATAGTAATCAGCCTTCCTTGCATCCTAAAACCAGACAAGAAAAAGATAAAATTATCACGGTAATAAAGTAA
- a CDS encoding aldose 1-epimerase family protein has protein sequence MATLQNDILTLQINSLGAELCSIKHNDNDKEYIWQAHPEFWKRHSPVLFPIVGSLWNGKYMNDGEEYSMGQHGFARDMVFDLLSGSSQEISYQLESNEETLSKYPFPFKLIISYGLEQNFVHVNWEVENTGNKVMHFQIGAHPAFNLIDTTEMSKGYLGFSEKELQYMLIKEKGCIDVSEHYVLSLNEGLLPITSTLFDRDALIFEKQGISRVDLLSSDKKPYVRVHFESPLAGIWSPAGKNVPFVCIEPWYGRCDRVNYSGEFKDRDWMNHLNPNEIFKAKYSIEII, from the coding sequence ATGGCAACATTACAAAACGATATTCTTACTTTACAAATAAATTCTCTGGGAGCTGAGCTTTGCAGTATAAAACACAATGATAATGATAAGGAATATATCTGGCAGGCTCATCCTGAGTTTTGGAAAAGACATTCTCCTGTTTTATTCCCTATTGTCGGCAGTTTATGGAATGGAAAATATATGAATGACGGTGAGGAATACAGCATGGGACAGCACGGCTTTGCCCGTGATATGGTTTTTGATTTACTCTCTGGCTCTTCTCAGGAAATTAGCTACCAGCTGGAAAGCAACGAGGAGACACTTTCTAAATATCCTTTTCCGTTTAAACTTATTATAAGTTACGGGCTTGAACAAAATTTTGTACATGTGAACTGGGAAGTAGAGAATACAGGTAATAAGGTTATGCATTTTCAGATAGGTGCACATCCGGCTTTTAACCTGATTGACACAACTGAGATGAGTAAGGGGTATTTAGGTTTTTCTGAAAAGGAACTTCAGTACATGCTTATTAAAGAAAAAGGCTGTATAGATGTTTCTGAACATTATGTATTATCGCTAAACGAAGGTTTGCTTCCTATAACCTCTACTTTGTTTGACCGTGATGCGCTTATTTTTGAAAAACAAGGAATCTCTCGTGTTGATTTGCTCAGCTCTGATAAAAAACCCTATGTACGCGTGCATTTTGAGTCTCCACTGGCTGGAATATGGTCTCCGGCAGGTAAAAACGTTCCGTTTGTTTGTATTGAGCCCTGGTATGGCCGTTGTGACCGAGTAAATTATTCCGGAGAATTTAAAGACCGCGACTGGATGAACCATCTAAATCCGAATGAAATTTTTAAAGCTAAGTATTCTATCGAGATAATATAA
- a CDS encoding helix-turn-helix domain-containing protein produces MIKPDLNIHHGRNIKRIRELLGYKQEFLAIELDITQQSISEIERKEFDNKKTLIKIADILQVPIEVIENLNNKKMVDIKHEFIKNFIVDNEKGLQGKVIKSIREHLNIPVSEIALKLGINKQEYLELEKKEKLDVEILEKIAKALDIPVEAITELEQGTTVNIVANTFTDFKDNAVANQNYPTFNTVDKIVELYEKLLETEKEKVRLLEEVLKGRG; encoded by the coding sequence ATGATTAAACCGGATTTAAATATACATCATGGAAGAAATATTAAACGTATTCGAGAGCTCTTAGGTTATAAACAAGAGTTCTTAGCTATAGAGTTAGATATAACACAACAGTCAATATCAGAAATTGAACGTAAAGAATTTGATAATAAAAAAACTCTAATAAAAATCGCAGATATTCTTCAAGTACCTATAGAAGTTATTGAAAATTTAAACAATAAAAAAATGGTAGATATAAAACATGAATTTATAAAAAATTTTATTGTCGATAATGAAAAGGGTTTACAAGGAAAAGTAATAAAATCAATTAGAGAACATCTAAATATACCAGTATCTGAAATTGCACTAAAATTAGGAATTAATAAACAAGAGTATTTAGAGCTTGAAAAGAAAGAAAAGCTGGATGTGGAGATTCTCGAAAAAATTGCTAAGGCGTTAGATATTCCGGTAGAAGCGATTACTGAACTGGAACAAGGAACAACGGTAAATATTGTTGCAAATACATTTACGGATTTTAAAGATAATGCTGTAGCCAATCAAAATTATCCTACTTTCAATACAGTAGATAAAATTGTAGAACTATATGAGAAGCTCTTGGAAACAGAAAAGGAAAAAGTTAGACTTTTGGAAGAGGTTCTGAAAGGTAGAGGGTAG
- a CDS encoding DUF6896 domain-containing protein has translation MKFEILEVVKLYVKFINEFEKELIKEYNLKDKYWHVRGAAFNRLGKAGNFRYRFHGIGCEIQKNEILCDYSIIPYGTEGEYYYICFNDYELKCFIETFSIYKNLNIKENEVKNQLQKYIDDKTLKCLYQGEIRFDSYLIPSTYQFK, from the coding sequence ATGAAATTTGAAATATTGGAAGTAGTAAAGTTATACGTTAAATTTATAAATGAGTTTGAAAAAGAATTAATAAAAGAATACAATTTAAAAGATAAATACTGGCATGTACGAGGAGCTGCATTTAACAGGTTAGGTAAGGCAGGAAACTTTAGATATCGTTTTCACGGTATAGGTTGTGAAATACAAAAAAATGAAATACTATGTGATTATAGTATTATACCTTATGGAACAGAAGGAGAATATTACTATATATGTTTTAATGATTATGAATTAAAATGCTTTATAGAAACTTTTTCTATATACAAAAATTTAAATATAAAAGAAAATGAGGTAAAAAATCAGTTACAAAAATATATCGATGATAAGACGCTAAAATGTTTATATCAAGGAGAAATAAGGTTTGATTCATATCTGATACCCTCAACCTATCAATTTAAGTAA
- a CDS encoding RHS repeat-associated core domain-containing protein: MDEETGLYYYGARYYNPRESIFLSVDPMAEKYSSVSPYAYTFNNPVKYIDPTGMMPENGAGDPSGNVHFLIHTGGAGDFVDALKTRAKEIKKNNPKDKVVELTVKDLGKLKEVVESEVQKARKEGYGMTVEASFFGHGGTDGPVGELVTSGQYNLRLETGVFDDRGQLSPEGWGLIDWNFDPNGSIAVFYGCNKEPFASNFLNYSNVKYSSGMAGYSGGSYTYKGDFDSSWFGLGNVYMVTQQDGKILPKKVFSQESGIVSIYGNLSVNSKGAVVNDTEQSKRNSAIMRAPSIMRFPIL; encoded by the coding sequence TTGGATGAGGAAACCGGTCTTTATTATTACGGTGCAAGATACTATAATCCAAGGGAGAGTATATTCTTAAGCGTGGATCCTATGGCAGAAAAATATTCGAGTGTAAGTCCTTATGCGTATACGTTTAATAATCCAGTTAAATATATTGATCCTACCGGAATGATGCCAGAGAATGGGGCAGGAGATCCATCTGGTAATGTACATTTTTTAATTCACACAGGTGGGGCGGGAGATTTTGTAGATGCGTTGAAAACAAGAGCTAAAGAAATCAAAAAAAATAATCCTAAAGACAAAGTTGTAGAATTGACAGTTAAAGATCTAGGGAAACTAAAAGAAGTTGTTGAGAGCGAGGTTCAAAAGGCTAGAAAAGAAGGATATGGAATGACCGTTGAAGCTTCATTTTTTGGGCATGGTGGTACAGATGGACCGGTTGGTGAATTGGTAACCTCAGGACAATATAATTTGAGATTAGAGACTGGAGTATTTGACGATAGGGGACAATTATCTCCTGAAGGATGGGGGTTGATTGATTGGAATTTTGATCCTAATGGTAGTATAGCTGTTTTTTATGGTTGTAATAAAGAACCTTTTGCTTCGAATTTTTTAAATTATTCTAACGTGAAATATTCGTCTGGTATGGCCGGATATTCGGGAGGTTCTTATACTTATAAGGGAGACTTTGATTCTAGTTGGTTTGGTTTGGGTAATGTTTATATGGTTACTCAGCAGGATGGTAAGATACTTCCTAAGAAAGTTTTTTCTCAAGAGTCAGGTATTGTTAGTATTTATGGCAATCTGTCTGTCAATAGTAAAGGTGCTGTTGTGAATGATACAGAGCAATCAAAGAGAAATTCTGCAATAATGAGAGCACCATCTATAATGAGGTTTCCTATACTTTAA
- a CDS encoding M23 family metallopeptidase gives MISQIYQCPISDGKVIKGYRNDKEMQLYKGLFFKDNSAPIDLTIIADSESIDVKSIVQGEVLYVDDSTNCVAIMYDNANLISYEFIKDITVKKGELVEVGTILGKPMLNTFPPRKYQDLLGVKTELYNVNMTFYYFDKEKQTLVHEPVPLESIDCNIIICDNCQPKIYGM, from the coding sequence ATGATATCACAAATATATCAATGTCCTATAAGTGATGGAAAAGTGATTAAAGGGTATAGGAATGATAAAGAAATGCAATTATACAAAGGATTATTTTTTAAAGATAATTCAGCTCCTATTGATTTAACAATCATAGCAGATAGTGAGAGTATAGATGTGAAATCAATAGTACAAGGAGAAGTTTTGTATGTAGATGATAGTACTAATTGTGTAGCAATAATGTATGATAATGCTAATTTGATATCTTATGAATTCATAAAAGATATTACAGTTAAAAAAGGAGAGTTAGTGGAAGTCGGTACAATCTTAGGAAAGCCGATGCTCAATACTTTTCCTCCAAGAAAATATCAAGATCTTTTAGGAGTAAAAACGGAACTTTATAATGTTAATATGACTTTTTATTATTTTGATAAAGAGAAACAAACTTTAGTTCATGAACCAGTTCCTTTGGAATCAATAGATTGTAATATTATCATTTGTGATAACTGCCAGCCTAAAATCTATGGAATGTGA
- a CDS encoding RHS repeat-associated core domain-containing protein gives MDEETGLYYYGARYYNPRESVWLSVDPLTEKYPGTSAYAYVANNPINAIDPDGRDIIVLYGAKNDQSIRLSSVNDIQKLKGISDEYVQSVYQALNAMSTQQDVIKALETSSTVTVRNTDLGSAFFHEDQSLRWNSLLGIEGDSGEILSSASVLVHELNHFNLWDKDEGLPLKIYSGILVGDTGISLSEWEAMKAETKSNKGVQVRDKYEGDSKPIVTKGPLSKVKVKDFELSEEKKIHNERQKRLEDMVKQAIKENSN, from the coding sequence TTGGATGAGGAAACAGGTCTTTACTATTACGGTGCCAGATACTATAATCCTAGGGAATCTGTGTGGTTATCAGTGGATCCGTTGACAGAGAAGTATCCTGGAACAAGTGCTTATGCTTATGTAGCAAATAACCCAATAAATGCAATAGATCCTGATGGTAGAGATATTATAGTATTATATGGAGCAAAAAATGATCAGAGTATTAGACTGTCTTCAGTAAATGATATACAAAAATTAAAAGGGATAAGTGATGAATATGTTCAATCGGTATATCAGGCCTTAAATGCAATGAGTACTCAACAGGATGTAATTAAAGCATTAGAGACATCAAGTACTGTTACAGTAAGAAATACAGATTTGGGGTCGGCCTTTTTTCACGAAGATCAAAGTTTAAGATGGAATAGTTTATTAGGTATAGAGGGAGATTCTGGAGAAATATTATCATCGGCTTCTGTACTAGTTCATGAGCTTAATCACTTTAATTTATGGGATAAAGATGAGGGTCTTCCTCTTAAAATATATAGTGGGATTTTGGTCGGAGATACTGGGATATCATTATCTGAATGGGAGGCTATGAAAGCTGAAACTAAATCTAATAAAGGTGTACAAGTCAGAGATAAATATGAAGGAGACTCTAAGCCTATTGTAACAAAAGGACCATTATCTAAAGTAAAGGTAAAAGATTTTGAATTGTCAGAGGAAAAAAAGATTCATAATGAGCGACAAAAAAGATTAGAAGATATGGTTAAACAGGCTATAAAAGAAAATTCTAACTAA
- a CDS encoding RHS repeat-associated core domain-containing protein produces MHTFVCNGKELDEETGLYYYGARYYNPRESVW; encoded by the coding sequence ATTCACACTTTCGTATGTAACGGTAAGGAGTTGGATGAGGAAACAGGTCTTTACTATTACGGTGCCAGATACTATAATCCAAGGGAAAGCGTGTGGTAG